TTGGTCGGGCCCCTACAGGTGTTTTGTGTACTCTGCTGGTGTTGGTCGGGCCCCTACAGGTGTTTTGTGTACTCTGCTGGTGTTGGTCGGGCCCCTACAGGTGTTTTGTGTACTCTGCTGGTGTTGGTCGGGCCCCTACAGGTGTTTTGTGTACTCTGCTGGTGTTGGTCGGGCCCCTACAGGTGTTTTGTGTACTCTGCTGGTGTTGGTCGGGCCCCTACAGGTGTTTTGTGTACTCTGCTGGTGTTGGTCGGGCCCCTACAGGTGTTTTGTGTACTCTGCTGGTGTTGGTCGGGCCCCTACAGGTGTTTTGTGTACTCTGCTGGTGTTGGTCGGGCCCCTACAGGTGTTTTGTGTACTCTGCTGGTGTTGGTCGGGCCCCTACAGGTGTTTGTGTGCACACAAGGTGAGTGACGCAGGTCAGAGGGCGGGGAACCACCACACAAGGTGAGTGACGCAGGTCAGAGGGCGGGGCACCACCACACAAGGTGAGTGACGCAGGTCAGAGGGcgggacaccaccacacaaggtgAGTGACACAGGTCAGAGGGcgggacaccaccacacaaggtgAGTGACGCAGGTCAGAGGGCGGGGAACCACCACACAAGGTGAGTGACGCAGGTCAGAGGGCGGGGCACCACCACACAAGGTGAGTGACACAGGTCAGAGGGcgggacaccaccacacaaggtgAGTGACGCAGGTCAGAGGGCGGGGAACCACCACACAAGGTGAGTGACGCAGGTCAGAGGGcgggacaccaccacacaaggtgAGTGACGCAGGTCAGAGGGCGGGGAACCACCACACAAGGTGAGTGACGCAGGTCAGAGGGcgggacaccaccacacaaggtgAGTGACGCAGGTCAGAAGGcgggacaccaccacacaaggtgAGTGACGCAGGTCAGAAGGcgggacaccaccacacaaggtgAGTGACGCAGGTCAGAAGGCGGGGAACCACCACACAAGGTGAGTGACGCAGGTCAGAGGGcgggacaccaccacacaaggtgAGTGACGCAGGTCAGAGGGCGGGGAACCACCACACAAGGTGAGTGACGCAGGTCAGAGGGCGGGGCACCACCACACAAGGTGAGTGACGCAGGTCAGAGGGcgggacaccaccacacaaggtgAGTGACGCAGGTCAGAGGGCGGGGAACCATCACACAAGGTGAGTGACACAGGTCAGAGGGCGGGGCACCACCACACAAGGTGAGTGACGCAGGTCAGAGGGCGGGGAACCACCACACAAGGTGAGTGACGCAGGTCAGAGGGctggacaccaccacacaaggtgAGTGACGCAGGTCAGAGGGCGGGGCACCACCACACAAGGTGAGTGACGCAGGTCAGAGGGCGGGATACCACCACACAAGGTGAGTGACACAGGTCAGAGGGCGGGGCACCACCACAGTCAGCCTTGAGGTGGTGACCCCACAGGCGGGGCGGAGGTCAGAGGAGGCACGAGGTCACTGTATGAGTGTAAGGTATATTCCTTCACTTGCGTTGGTCTCCACATGtaggcctccctggcctgctgcaGTGTGACCAGCCTGTGGACGGAGACTCCTGCTACtgtggcctccctggcctgctgcaGTGTGACCAGCCTGTGGACGGAGACTCCTGCTACTGTGCAGTTATGAGTCGTGTAAAGTCTTGTCGTACACTCACTTGTTGTCGCTGGTCGGTTATTATGGTCACTTCTAACATGACTCCTCGTTAATGAGTGGTCACACTACCCAAACACTCCATTGTTCAGGCAATGAGTGCCAACCCCAGCCCTGTCAAGTGCCAACCCAACCATGTCAAGTGCCAACTCATATCCCTGTCAAGTGCCAGCCCATCTCCGTCAAGTTACAACCCATTCCTGTCAAGCGCCAACACATCCCTTGACAGCTGGACCTCACAAGATGTTGGCTGGGTGTCAAGGCCTGACAGCTGGACAAGGCCTGACAGCTGGACCTCACAAGATGTTGGCTGGGTGTCAAGGCCTGACAGCTGGACCTCACAAGATGTTGGCTGGGTGTCAAGGCCTGACAGCTGGACCTCACAAGGTGTTGGGCGGGTGTCAAGGCCTGACAGCTGGACCTCACAAGGTGTTGGGCGGGTGTCAAGGCCTGACAGCTGGACCTCACAAGGTGTTGGGCGGGTGTCAAGGCCTGACAACTGGACCTCACAAGGTGTTGGGCGGGTGTCAAGGTCTGAAAGCTGGACCTCACAAGGTGTTGGGCGGGTGTCAAGGCTTGACAGCTGGACCTCACAAGGTGTTGGGCGGGTGTCAAGGTCTGACAGCTGGACCTCACAAGGTGTTGGGCGGGTGTCAAGGTCTGACAGCTGGACCTCACAAGGTGTTGGGCGGGTGTCAAGGTCTGACAGCTGGACCTCACAAGGTGTTGGGCGGGTGTCAAGGTCTGAAAGCTGGACCTCACAAGGTGTTGGGCGGGTGTCAAGGCTTGACAGCTGGACCTCACAAGGAGGAGCTCAACTAAACTTGAggaaagctaacctaacctaccctaacctaacctaacctaacctaccctaacctacactcagaaatcacaatagcgtgatgcatcaatgaacaaatccacaagggccgtgacgaggattcgaacctacgtccgggatcatcccagacgctgccttaatcgactgcgctacgacatggtcaaaagagttgaaaccagttgTTGTACctaacttatttggatcctgcagcctctccgagacacaaaccagggttttacccaACTCCCCCTTGCACTCCCAAGAATGCATGGGGTTTGCACTCAGGgttgcactcagcataccagggtaaaaccttggtttgtgtctcggagaggctgcagatcCAAATAAGTTAGGTAcagcttctggtttcaactcttttgaccatgtcgtagctcagtcgattaaggcagcgtctgggattatctcggacgtaggttcgaatcctcgtcacggcccttgtggatttgtttctaccctaacctaaccaacccaaaccAACCCTAACCTCAGATATCTGTGTTACAGAGGGGTGGAGGTGGagaggagggggtggagggggcaggagtatggagggaggCGTCATGGCGACCCtcctccacccacacaacaccaccaccgtgtCCTCCACCCAGGGGCTCCACCTGGTCGTCTTACACCCACATACTGCCAGGTTAGTGCCGCCATGTTGGCCCCGTATGTCGGGAtgccatagtggccaccatgTTGGGCCCGTATGCCAGGATGCCATAGTGGCCGCCATGTTGGACCCGTATGCCAGGGTGCCATAGTGGCCGCCATGTTGGGCCCGTATGCCAGGGTGCCATAGTGGCCGCCATGTTGGGCCCGTATGCCAGGGTGCCATAGTGGCCGCCATGTTGGGCCCGTATGTCAGGGTGCCATAGTGGCCGCCATGTTGGGCCCGTATATCAGGATGCCATAGTGGCCGCCATGTTGGGCCCGTATGTCAGGATGCCAAAGTGGCCGAAATGTTGGGCCCGTATGCCAGGATGCCATAGTGGCCGCCATGTTGGGCCCGTATGTCAGGGTGCCATAGTGGCCGCCATGTTGGGCCCGTATGTCAGGATGCCATAGTGGCCGCCATGTTGGGCCCGTATGTCAGGATGCCATAGTGGCCGCCATGTTGGGCCCGTATGTCAGGATGCCATAGTGGCCGCCATGTTGGGCCCGTATGTCAGGATGCCATAGTGGCCGCCATGTTGGGCCCGTATGTCAGGGTGCCATAGTGGCCGCCATGTTGGGCCCGTATGTCAGGATGCCATAGTGGCCGCCATGTTGGGCCCGTATGTCAGGGTGCCATAGTGGCCGCCATGTTGGGCCCGTATGCCATGGTGCCATTACTGATCCGTTCTCAGTAAACATGTTCCCTGAGGCTCCTGGGCTTGTTGTGCTGTGTCATGTTCACAGCCTGCTCCTGGGCTTGGGGTGCTGTGTCATGTTCACAGGCTGCTCCTGGGCTTGGGGTGCTGTGTCATGTTCACAGGCTGCTCCTGGCCTTGGTGTGCTGTGTCATGTTCACAGGCTGCTCCTGGGCTTGGGGTGCTGTGTCATGTTCACAGGCTGCTCCTGGCCTTGGTGTGCTGTGTCATGTTCACAGCCTGCTCCTGGGCTTGGGGTGCTGTGTCATGTTCACTGGCTGCTCCTGGGCTTGGGGTGCTGTGTCATGTTCACAGCCTGCTCCTGGGCTTGGGGTGCTGTGTCATGTTCACAGGCTGCTCCTGGGCTTGGGGTGCTGTGTCATGTTCACAGGCTGCTCCTGGGCTTGGGGTGCTGTGTCATGTTCACAGGCTGCTCCTGGCCTTGGTGTGCTGTGTCATGTTCACAGCCTGCTCCTGGGCTTGGTGTGCTGTGTCATGTTCACAGGCTGCTCCTGGGCTTGGGGTGCTGTGTCATGTTCACAGGCTGCTCCTGGCCTTGGTGTGCTGTGTCATGTTCACAGCCTGCTCCTGGGCTTGGTGTGCTGTGTCATGCTCACAGCCTGCTCCTGGGCTTGGGGTGCTGTGTCATGTTCACAGGCTGCTCCACTCGTCTCCTTGGTCATATTTACTCCTTCCTCGCTCTGTTGTGACTTGTTACTCTCTTATTCTGtgacctctctgtttctgccttctttATATGTGTATTATGACACCAGGCAATGTCCCTCAACACATGGCCTCAATGAACGAACAAATCAATGAATGAAtgaacattgaatgaatcaatgaatgaatgaacattgaatgaatcaatgaATGAATGTCTATGCTTCCTTGCTTGAATGTGAATGAGAGCAAAGAATGCTGCACTAACACAGGAATGTGTGGTCCCTGGCAGGGAGTAGTGTGGTCCCTGGCAGGGAGTAGTGTGGTCCCTGGCAGGGAGTAGTGTGGTCCCTGGCAGGGGCCAGTGCTACACTAACACAGCAGGTCCCTGGCAGGGGCCAGTGCTACACTAACACAGCAGGTCCCTGGCAGGGGCCAGTGCTACACTAACACAGCAGGTCCCTGGCAGGGGCCAGTGCTACACTAACACAGTGTGGTCCCTGGCAGGGGCCAGTGCTACACTAACACAGCAGGTCCCTGGCAGGGGCCAGTGCTACACTAACACAGCAGGTCCCTGGCAGGGGCCAGTGCTACACTAACACAGTGTGGTCCCTGGCAGGGGCCAGTGCTACACTAACACAGCAGGTCCCTGGCAGGGGCCAGTGCTACACTAACACAGCAGGTCCCTGGCAGGGGCCAGTGCTACACTAACACAGTGTGGTCCCTGGCAGGGGCCAGTGCTACACTAACAcagtgtggtccctggtaggggcCAGTGCTACACTAACACAGTGTGGTCCCTGGCAGGGTGCTGGTGCGGCGGGCCTTCCAGACGCAGGAGGCGTACTCGTGGTGGGCGGacctggtgtggtgggtgggacGGGTCGTCCCTGGTCGTGTGGTCGTCGTCAGCGCCGTCGGGGACGCAACCACCGGGCTGCGTCACGCACGCACACTCTTCACGGACCTGGGCGCCGCGTTCGTGCCCTTCCTGACCTTCCACACCTCCTGGTGCTGGGCCTTCGTCAAGGGTGGCCGCACTATCTACGAGGCCCTCGTCCGAGGCCTCCCTGTTACCCAGGTGAGTACTGTGGCCCCCCCTGTTACCCAGGTGAGTACTGTGGCCTCCCTGTTACCCAGGTGAGTACTGTGGCCTCCCTGTTACCTAGGTGAGTACTGTGGCCTCCCTGTTACCCAGGTGAGTACTGTGGCCCCCCCTG
This genomic window from Procambarus clarkii isolate CNS0578487 chromosome 26, FALCON_Pclarkii_2.0, whole genome shotgun sequence contains:
- the LOC138368953 gene encoding mucin-19-like codes for the protein MSSANSYPCQVPAHLRQVTTHSCQAPTHPLTAGPHKMLAGCQGLTAGQGLTAGPHKMLAGCQGLTAGPHKMLAGCQGLTAGPHKVLGGCQGLTAGPHKVLGGCQGLTAGPHKVLGGCQGLTTGPHKVLGGCQGLKAGPHKVLGGCQGLTAGPHKVLGGCQGLTAGPHKVLGGCQGLTAGPHKVLGGCQGLTAGPHKVLGGCQGLKAGPHKVLGGCQGLTAGPHKEELN